The genomic segment TAGAGAGTCATGCTCTTGCTGTGAAAGAAAAGGATGAATCCACACTATGTCACTTATGGTATGAACATTTAAATGTTAAGGGTCTGAAATTGTTAAATGAAAAAGAAATGGTGAGTGGGCTCCCTCAAATTGATTCACTTGAGTTATGTGAAGGTTGTGTCTATGGAAAGCAGAGCAAGCGTCCTTTTTCTGTAGGCAGGTCTTGGAGAGCATCTAAAACTCTTGAGTTAGTGCATGCTGACTTATGTGGTCAAATGGAAACTGCAACATTTAGCGGGAGCAAATATTTCCTACTCTTTACCGATGATTACAGTCGCATGAGTTGGGTATATTTCAAGAACTCAAGTCAGAAACATTCTCAGATTTCAAGAAGTTTAAGGCCTATGTTGAGAAGCAAAGGGGCACACCGATTAAGGTGCTTCGAACTGATAGAGGTGGTGAGTTTTTATCTAAAGAATTTTCTTTATTCTGTGAAGAAAATGACATTCACAGGGAATTGACGGAGCTTTATACACCACAAAAAAACGATGTGGCAAAATGCAAGAACCGCACAGTAGTAGAGATGGCAAGAAGCATGTTGACAGCCAAAAGTATTCCTAATatattttgggcagaagcagtagcCACATCAATTTATCTTCTAAATTTATCTCCAACAAAAGCTGTCCTGAATCAGATTCTTTATCAAGCGTGGAAAGAAAGAAGGCCTTTGGTAAGCCACTTACATATCTTTGGTTGTATCGCATATGTTTTAATTGATTCACACAATCGTAGTAAGTTTGATGATAAATCagcaaaatgtatttttgttggTTATTGTGATCAATCTAAAGAATATATGCTATATAATCCAAAAAATGGCAAAGTGATTATTAGCAggaatgttgtttttgatgaaaattCAAGATGGATATCGAATGAATATGAAGTTCTATAGAACACACCTGAACTCGTCAGCTCAACCTCAACAACTTCCATATCCTCTAAATCCAACAACAATAACTCATCAAATGGTTCTTTACGATTAGCCTCAACAAACTCTATATCCACTAACTCAAGTGGAAATAACTCTTACGAATATGAAACTTCACTGAGAAAATTCAGATCATTAGCAGATATTTATGAGACTACACAAGCTTTATCTGTAGCCGATCCTACAAACTTTGGAGAAGTTGTAGGCAAAGAAGAATGGTGGATAACAACGAAAGAAAAATTGGAGGCAATTAACAAAAATGCAACCTGGGAATCGATGGAGTTGCCAGAAGGAAAAAATTTCATTGGAGTAAAGTGGTTATTCAGAACTAAATATAATTCTGATGGAGAAATTCAAAAATAAGACAAGCTCATGGTCAAGGGATACTCACAGCAACATGGTATCTATTATGAAGATACTTTCTCTCTCGTAGCCATCTTTGAAACACTAAGAACTCTTCTAGCCTTAGCTGCTCAATTAAGATTGATTGTTTATAAATTTGATGTTAAGTCTGCCTTTTTAAATGGTGAGTTGGAAGAAGAAGTTTATATAACTCAACCTGAAGGCTTTGTTGTTCATGGTGAATAGAGAAAGGTGTACAGGTTGAAAAAGGCTCTCTATGGCTTAAAGCAAGCCCCGCGTGCCTGGTACAACAAGATCGATTCTTACTTTCAAGAAATTGACTTTAAGAGAAGCAAAAATGAACCCACACTTTATTTGAAGAAAGCTGGTAACAATTTTATCCTTTTTTGcttatatgtagatgatattatCCACGTGGGTTCTTCCTGTTTTATTAAAGAATTCAAAGTTTGTATGAAGAACAAATTTGAGATGATAGATTTAGGTAAATAGAGCTATTATCTTGGTTTGGAAGTGAATCAAGCTGATGATGAGATTTTTGTCCATCAGAAGAAATATGCTGCTGATCTTCTCAAAAGGTTTAATATGCTCAATTTTAAAGTTGCAGCCACATTAATGAATTCGAATGAGCAATTGCAACTTAACGAcgaaactgaaccagttgatgGAACATATTTCAGGAGCTTAGTGGGGGGTTTGATATATTTAACTCACATCAGACCAGATATTGCTTATTTGGTGGGGGTAATTTCAAGATTTATGCATTCTCCGTCAAAGCATCATCTTGGAGCAGCCAAAAGAGTATTGAGTTACATTGCTGGAACAATTGATTTTGGTCTATGGTACAATCAAGTtgctaaatttaaattaattggcTTTTACTGATAGCGATTGGGCCGGGTTCTTGGATGATCGAAAGAGTACAACAAGTTATACATTCAATCTTGGTTCAGGTTCCATCTCTTGGAGCTCAAAAAGCAAGCAACAATAGCTTTGTCATCTTCGGAATGTGAATATGTAGCTGCAACTTCAGCAGCATGTCAGGCAGTATGGATGCGGAGAATTCATGAAGAACTTGGTTAGGAACAAAAAGAAGCAACTCAGATATTTTGTGATAGTAAAGCATCGATTTTTATGACTAAAAGTCCTGCTTTTCATATCAGGACCAAGCATATCAGTATTCGTGTTCACTTCATCAGAGAACTTGTAGTTGAAGGGcaaattgatttatcttactGCAATACAGAGGAGCAAGTTGCAGACATCTTCACAAAGTCTCTTCCTATAGAAAAACATGTTTATCTAAGATCTCAGCTTGGTGTCTGCAGGTTTGAATTAAGGGAGGGTGTTGAGAAGTAATTCAAACTTGACCAAGTCATTTATCAGTTTTATTTGTTTCTAGATGGTCGGCGTAGTGCATTAATAATCTCTTTGTTGGTTGAGATCTCTTAGAGAGTCAGTTTTTTTTGTAAGCCTATATACAGACACTTCatttcattttgaatttttaattataaaacaaGTGAAAATAAAACGTCTCTGTTTTTATTCTTGCTCTCAATTCCTATCAATTAGGGGCCTATTGCATGGGTGGTATCatgttttgcatgcatgtgttgGATTGGTGACATTTGCATATGTGTAGGATTGTGCAGTGTTTGGGATGGAAAAATTCTTCACAACCGACACACATGTGCCTCTGAGCGTGGGTTGGGTAGTGTGTGTTCTAGGTCACCCATGCACAGAGGCAAGCATGTGTGCCTCCGGACGTTGGTTGGGCAGCACAAGTTAAAGTCACACATGAATAGGGGCACGTGGGTGTGGGTGCATGCGTGGGTCATCGGGAGTGTATGGAACGATTTACCGATCATTTTTATTAGAATGAGATTAATGagcatgaaaatgttattttatgatgtcATTATAAGTGTACTTTTTGTGATTGTAGAGATTGATGCCACGGGATGAGCCATGAGGAGGGACTTTCCAACAAGAATGGATGGTGCATTGACTTCGGCTAGTGCAAAGATGTACTAAATGATATACTTAGGTTGCACAACtatctatattattattaaacttTAAGCATGTGCTCTAATGATGGTTACCACATTTGCATCATATTTCATCGTGTAAAAGTAAAGAaagttttgtatttttatttcatgattaCGTCCTAAGCATGTTATAAgtttttattatgtatttgtTAGTAAATGAAAAtgtttgttgagtctttagaataaCTATGCTTGGCTGGCTCAAATACGAAAAATGAAGTTAATGATTTATACGATGGTCGGGGGAGAAGGCGAGTGGATTGCATGACACAATTGTCCGAGATCCTTTCCACAACATGTCCATGAATTTTTTGCATtctatttatgatatgcacatTTATTTGATTCATGTCACAATATGTTACTTTTAGGattgtatatttttatttcgATTTTATGCATGCGTTTAGGAAGCTTTTGGTGTTTTCGAGTGGGAACAATGGCATTCAAATTTTTGGCATTTTATATGGATATTTTTATGCAATTTTTTTGGATTCGTTTTTGAATGaatttatttatatgcatgGTTGTGTAGTGTTAATGAGCATACACGTCACAGTCGGTATGAGAGAGGTCGGTTCTGAAGGAAAATACATGTATGCAATCTCCTCGAGGACTTGAACGCTTCTGTCTCCATGTATGTAAGCTTATTGTTTTAAAGTAAAgttatgtgtttatttattctTATGATCATATACGATTGATAAGAAAACGTGATATGGTGATGTGGATGGTGTTAGATGTATAGGATGCTGGCTATACCTGTATAAACAACAACAATGAAGCCAATCAGAACTACCATATTTTGGCAACACTGGCAGAAGTCCTATGGGAACAAAGTCGTGTGCGAGGGGAACATGTCAATCACCTTTTGAGGGCTCATGCGTATAATGGTGCACCTAGCCGTCCTGCGAGAGGTGCAAATCCGATTTTAGACAGTTAAGAGAGTTGGGACCCAAGGAGTTCACTCGTACTACTGACCCTGTTGTTGCTGAGAGTTGGATATGATCATTTGGAGACTATCTTTGAGTTTTTGGAGTTGAAAAACATAGACAAAGtgagatgcatgatttttatgttCAGTGATGAAGCACGCATTTGGTGGGATGGTGCATGTTTTACTCTATACCTTACGATGTTGACTTGGAACGGTTTCAAAGAAGTGTTATGTGGAAAATACTTTACCACTGATAACAAAAATCGGTTGCCTGGGGAGTTTTTGAAGATTCTACAAGGGAGCATGTTGGTGGCGGAGTATCTAAAGAAGTTTTAAAGAGGGCGTTACTTTATTCCTTTGATCACGGGATAATAGCAAGAAGAATCAAAACATTTTATGGAGGGTTTGAATGCGAGTATTCAGCATTATGTTAGATTGAACAAAGTCACCACTTTTGAGAAGTAGTCGATCAGGCGTTGATGTCCCAGAGATACAGACGTGGGATGGAGAAGGATAGACAAACCTGGAGGGCGAGCTATCAAGTTAAACCACAACCATCACATGCACAACAACGTCCTCAATGGCCGAAACAAGTAGATGGCACCGCCCCTAAATTTGATGACATGGTTTCATGCCCTATGTGCGGGAAATTTTTCTCATTGGCCAATGCATGATGGACTCGATATAATAGATGAAGAGACATTCGTTTTCCATGTTGTGCGGAGGCGGACCTGCCTTGTGTTATTTCTACTTGCAAGGCTCAGGTATGACGAGTAAAGGGTGTGTGGGCTTTATAGAGAGCATTTATGTGGAGCCATAAGTTCCTCGGTCGAAATTAGATGACGTAAAAGTAGTTTGTGATTACTGAGGTATTCCCAAAGGATATAGCTAGGTTTACCCCAATTAAAGAAGTGGATTTTGGGATTGAGCTAGTCCCGTGCCATACCAATTTCAAAGGCTTCGTATAGATTAGCACCGATGGAAATGAAGGATAGGATAGAGAAATTGGAATAACTACTAGATAACGGTTTTATCAGACTAAGTGCATCACCATAAGGAGCACCGATATTGTTCGAGTGGAAAAGTATGCGGTTATAGTTGTACACTATTAATATTTTGACCGGAGACAATTAACTTGGAGACTCTATGTACTAGCATGAGCTTTGGTCCGCTTACCGACTCAATTGAGGATCATCAGATGGAGAGGTTGGGTCTAGTCTCGAAATATGTAGGTGCCAAAGAATTTAGTCAAGGATTCACCACttgcctacgggtgaagatatcatcTGTGATCTAATGAGTTAATAGTGACAACATATGTGCAATTAGGAAAACACATTTTCCTAAAGTATGTCTTTCTATGGACAGAGACTGTTATTTGCAACCCTAGATATAcaaatggttgcagattcgatcgagatatatgagttgaagagaccaTAATGTACGATAACAATAAGTTAAGGTTCTTGCAGATACTATCATTGATAACTAGAGGATCATATGGCGATGCTATTAGAAGCTCTTATCATGATATGATGGGTGCAGTCAGGATTGAGttatgacattcttgatcaaggggttgatgaaaagaataagGTTAATTAGGTTGAGcatgaataagaataaatattattgtgAATcatttattctgaatcacacgAAGTTATGAATCTATAGCTAGTTGTATTCTTGAACATATgatggtcacacaagtatcggattttgTGTTCCCATCGAGATAGTCAAATTCAACGAGTTGAATTTCGGCTACTGTAATTTGAtagagataaaaaaatatttctaataaagGATTTTATAAGTGGATTCTATTATTGGAAGTTGTGGAGCTTAATTGCTAATTAAGTGAGGAGAGTGAAGCTGTCTATTTAAATAAAGGAGTTCACAAAACTGATAGTTGTCAAAAATAGATCAGTGGAAAATCTTGTCCttcgaattttaaatttttattatatgaacAAAATTTGTACCCTCGGTACAAGGCGCTGTctgatcgtcgatcggggttgTAAACAAggatttatttagtaaatttaaaatctagtaattaaataatggtATTAATAGTGGTGACTATTACAATATTCTCATGAAATTTTCTAAAAGAGTACAGATATACcttaaataatgaaaataaagaatcatgatatgattagAATGCTACGAAGATTGtgatattgtatttttataaatatgtaATCCCTTCCACAGCGTCTCCGCCCCGACTTTGCCGCAACAGCACCGGATTTCTGGAATTTTGACGATCCAATCTCGATGCAAATTTCGTTTAGATCTTTAATGCGATCtatagggatttacaagaaatatTATATCTGCTTAAAACCCAGAATCGTTGTAGCTAGCAATATATATGCAAAGGTAAATCAAAATTGaacatcctatgaatgattTATTTCACATGACGCCCAACGAAAATTTTTAATGTcaaaactaaatttttttaaaattttgttgcgTTTTGGGTATTAGAAAACGGTACATCAACAGATGATTGTTGTGTGCATGAGTTTTATGTGGCATATCCTTCATGATTGGGCATCTATGTGGAGCtttcttttaaagaaaaaagatgAAGAATGAGGAAATTATTTGGGGGAGAAGTTTTGTAGGGGTTACGAGGGTGCGTGTGCGTGTCGTGAAGGGGTgtgatgttttttaaaaaataaaatttttggaGAAATCTATGCAAACACGTGGATgatgaaaaatttaaataattttaatgatCTATGACAAGTTATTACTGCTCTGGTCTTATGTCAAATTGGCTGATTACGGACTTTGGATGTTGATTTTCGGGTCGAGGTGCATCTACCAACTTATTGATTATGGGATTTTGATGTCATCCTTCAGGTCCTAACTTGGATCCATGATATTTTAAGTGGTTTTTCAAAGTTTCCGATGTGAAAGTCGTGTTTTTACATTCAaaagtttttgagaaaaaaaggTTGATACATGTCATCATTTTACTATatagtattatttgttatttcaCGATGAATTGATGGGTCCTTAAACTCACTAGATCTCAACGATATAAGTGAGTAAGAAAAAATGAGATGGTGTTCGCCGGCGAGGATGGTTGATTCGAGGAGGATAACACTTATCTGAGCATTTATGTTTTCGCAAAAATAATTGAAGTTCATGAATTTTATTTGCTGAGTTTATTCTATTAAAAATGagatttttatttgaatttttttagatttcaaatgttaatttttatgatttttatttattagaaTGATGGCAATTGAGGagtttttttatctttatgAAGGGAAaaatttgtgtttatttttttggcaaaatttttaagtaattaaatTGCACGTTTCGGCCTTCATGCTAtgcttaaaaaaattaaatttctgcatttttatttaaaaatttactgtATGTTaagttaaaaaattaaatgtttaatgttatttttacggatttttaaaagttatgatatgatataatcCTAATAGGTGGTATATcttttattgagaatgtggaCACATGTTAGTAATATTTTCGTACTTCTAGTAATATATTGTGTATTGAGTAGGTAATatgaaatttaaacttaagttGATTTAGTTGTATTGAAACAAAACTGGGCCATTGAGTAGACACCACAACATATTCAACCACTAAAGCCGAATACATAACTGAATCGACTGCAGCAAAGGAGGATGTTTGGATGAGAAATTTCGTCCCAGAGTTGGGgaattattatttcaaataGGTAAGAAATATTGAATTCTCAATTGTGGTCTTCTTTCAACCTTATGGATTTATGATGGAGAGAACATGGGACATATGGTTAATAATATTCTTGCTATTGGAAAAAATTTTACTCTATATTTTGGATCAATTGGACATGCATTATTACTATATAGATtgactaaaatattttatatgtgtAACTTAAAATGGTGCAATTATAAGATTGAGATGTTTCATGTAATGACCTATTTATTATGAGATATTATATGGTTTGTATtgattatttaatgaaaattaatttttgtttaagatAGATAAAAATAAGTTTTCAAAGGTACTTTGTATTAGAgaaatttcttgattaattttgGATTTACTTCTTGAACTTATCTCTATGATTGGTATCACTTCAGAACTAAGACTTACAGCTTTTACATTTGGAAGTGTAACTGTCAAGCATAAGTTAACTTAAGATAAAAATTTGTTTGgggaataataaaatatttttgggaAGACTAATATATGATAAATTGGGATAAATTTATGAAATCGATTTTTGATATTCCAATATAGAAACTGAATATAAGATCTAGCCTAATAAAGAATATATGATTAATAATTACGTTGGGAGGtagattaaaattttatatcttcaatattttttgagattttaagaGTTTTAATGTAATTTTATTGGGTATTAGGCTATTAGCTTCAGCTCCAAGTTTTCATGCAAGTGTTCAGTTCTActttatgatttttcaaaacaatgttaaaattttgatttctttTGGTAAATAAAATTACGAGAAAACAATGATATTTTAGCACAAGTGAAATTTCTATCATTTTCACATGAGTGAACAAGTTTGGGTAAATTAGGGTTTTGTGATTAGGTAACAACTTAGTGAAACTAACAAAGATTTGATGGGTTCTAGCTCTGATCGAGTACGTCTTTACCGAGCTTAACCGATGAACTCGTACGGATTGTTGCAGCAGAGCATGTCTCCATTCTATCGTTTCAGTAGCTCTTTAGTGTATTTGgattgatttataaaaatccATGCGTCTAAGTATTTGACATGaaaaccaagaaagaatgtcaatTCGACATtcatgctcatctcaaatttttcttGCATCGACTTGACAAACTTATCACAAAGTTTTGGGTTAGTCCAGTTAAATATAATATTGTCAACATAAATTTGTAATAATAAAGTATGAtcattcttaaaaaaaataaagagattTTTTTTCTACAGAACCGGTTGTGaaatcataatcaatcaaaaactGTGATAAGGTGTCATACCAGGCTTGTAGTGCTTGTTTTAATTCATACAAGTCTTTATTTAATctaaacacataatcagatgagGTATGATTGATAGAATGTGGTGGTTGTTCCACATATATTTTTCCTTGCAGTAGGTCATTCATAAAAGCACTCTTTACTtctattaattttttaagtttttgtaAGAAGCGTAAGCAAGGAATATTCTAATTTCATCTAGCAtagctactggtgcaaaagTTTCACCAAAATCTATGTCATCTTCTTGCCTAAATTTTTGTGCGACTAATCTTACTTTATTCCTAATCACAATTccattttcattaaattttatttttataaacccATCGAGTTCTTATGACTAACTGACGAGTATTCCTAGGAACTAAATACCATACTTTGTTTTATCAAACTGATTAAGTTCTTcatgcatagcttctatccagcTATTGTCTAAAAGTGCTTCATCTATCTTCTTAGGCTCCAATTGTGAAATAAAAACAGCATGCAAGAATTCATTAATCATTCGTTGTCTAGTTTTTAGATGTGTTGAATGGTTACCAATCACTACCGAGGGTGGATGAGTTTTACTTCATTGGTAATTTGGTTCAAGTGGATTGCTATAGGCATTTTTTGGAATAAGATCAGTTTGGTTTTCCTCGGTCCGGTTCCCATCAACTTGGTTCTTGATAATTTTATTCTCATCAGCTTGGATATCATCATTCTGGTCCATGTCAGCTTAGTTCAGATCAGTCTGATTCTCATCAATAGTTCTCTTGTTTTTTTCCCTAGCTGACTGATCTAAAATCTTTGGTGCCGGTGATTGATAGATCCTCTTATTCGCATTGAATTATCTTTGTTGTCATATGTCAAATCAATATCTCTTATCTAATTGCTCTGATCAGCTAGGTTAGTTTGATAATCAATCAGTTCgattttcatcaaatacaacatgaattatTTAATCATATACTAGTGTTCCGTAGCACAGATGCGTgtcatattaaaattttttttgtgtttgataattttatgtaacaaatatttattattttattaggcTATGATATTTATGCACTAAGATTTGTTGAAATAGTttgaacttttaaataaattcgAGATAAATTAGAGAAAAAACGAAAAAGATAGATAGATATACATAAATTACTAATTAactaacaaaaacaaaaaattgatTAGCTAGTATAACGAAGAGTAAAATTGTAGAAGAAATTTAATTTGACGTCAGTCTGACACAACAAAGCTAATTAATATGAGCCGCTCAAAATATGATATAGTTTTTTATCCTTCGCTATTATCCACATTCATGGAAGTTTACATCAGTACAAGTAGAGATCTATGTATTCATCAACCGTCAACCGATCGAATTCGCATATTGAGACAGCCATCAACTCTATAGACTCCCCTGGATGACCATTTTCGATCCATCTCTAAGAGTAAAACACAACACTCGTACTCGTTGggatatatatagatattgtaTTTAGATATAGCATCAATTTCCAATGGATTTCCCTCTGTTTCCACAAAATCATCGAGCCCTGTAAACTATTTTTCTGATTTCGTACAGTCTGCGAGCTTGTTCAGCTATCAAATTTGCTGTAGACGAGTTCTCCTCCAGGATTATGTCGTACCCGTCTCGAAAAGAGTCCATTCCTTGGGCTAAAAGCTGCCAGAAGAGGCCTCCAGACGCAGCTCCACCGCGCTTGGCGGAGGCATAAATCTTGGAATACACAGTGTTGAACACCATGTCTCTCTGGTATGGGCTGAAACTGGGATCTTTCCAAGATTTTCCAAACTCGGCGATGAGTAGTGGCTTGTGAAGAACATTCTCAGCATCTTGAATATGTGCATCCAGCCAATTGCTCAAGAAATACAGTTGGCTTTGATCGTTTGAGCTGTATAGCCTAAtcatttaacaaaaaaatatgttgAGAGTTACAAGATCTTGGCACATCTTATATCATTGAACCGATGTAGGATCGTAATATCTGCAAGGTAAGCATATGCACTTACCATTGATCAGGATAGGAGTGAACGGTAGCAAAATCTATGGCAGGTATCCGATTGTTTGCTATGAAGTCGGTTCCTGAGTTAAAATGAGGATTGAGATGGGTCCTCTGGGGAGTTGATTGTCCATAGAATCCTTCTATACCAGCTTcaagtaaatgaattctatcaATGGACTTCACATAGAAGGCCATTTCCGTTATCCAGGTCTGTCAAAGGAAAAAGAGAGCAACACATGCATAATTAGGACCACAGCTCACCAAGAAATTAGGTGGACTAAGAAATACCAGTTCTTGTCATTTATTTATTCCCAACCATCATCATGTAATTCAGATGGTTGGGGCGGACCAACCCTTTTTGCagtttatttgcatgttctAGGCCTAAAGATTGTGTGTTGAATCTGACAGAAGTGGAGAAGAAAACAAATGAATTGGGTCTATCTATAAAGCATGTAGCAAATAAATATTAGGTCTTTTAAACAGAAAAAAgaatgaaatttttttcatgaaACCTGAATGGTTCTGCCTGACGGATCTGAAGTGCATCTGGGCTCATTCATTAGTTCCCAAGCCATAATTGTTGGATCATTTTTGTAAACGACTCCGGTAATATGGTTGTATCGATTAAGAACGGTCTGTAAAAAAATCATACccaaaatacaaaaaattcaGAAGTCAAAAGATTCTCACTCCAACGTATAACAAATGCGTGAAGATTACCCTGATATGATTCTTGTAGAATCCCTTGACAAGAAAGTCTGTGAAGAAATCATCATCAGAATTGAGATATTGCCCTTTATTTCTAGCCCAATTCACATACTGTTTCTTTCCTCCAAAACTTTCATAGTTATTAGCCAAGCTTAATATCAGCTTAATTCCGTATCTTCTAGCCTCAGCTATAACAAAATCCAACCCCTTTACACACACATAATGTATTAGAATCTtgaaacaaaatatatatatgtatatatatttaaaacgTGAGACCTGAAACATTTGCTCATTATAAGATCCAGGAGCATACTGTAAAGCCCGGTAGCCACCATCACTGAAAGCCCAAGTTCTTGCGACAGTGAGGCCATGGCTTCTGGCTTGGCGGAATGTGGCGGATACTTTTGGCCTCTGAGAAGGGTCAGAAGCCATATACATGAGCCAGTAGGCATTGAAGCCATTGGCATAAAAAGGGCTTCCATTCAGCATGAACTGAATCCCTTTGCTTCTGATGAACATGTCTCCATTAACAACAATCCATTTTTGTTGGAGGAAAAAGAACAAGAAGAAGATAATATTTAGCATTGCTGCCAAATCTGGCTTCATATTGGGTATTGAGCACTCTTTCTATTAAGTTTGAGGAACACTATGCTGCTGCTTCAGCTTAAAAAAACCGTGATTTATgtaatttgaaaatataataataaaaagaattgGGAAAATATCAACCTCGCCACAAATCAAGGAGGCGATGGGTGATTGATGAATTTTGGGCCAACCTTATTTATTGCCTAATTATCATAGGACTACAAAGATAGGAATAGTTTTTGCATACATTTCATGATTGAATTATATGTATATTCACATACCCAAATATCCAACATCTAAGTATGGATCTTGTTGTGCCATGTGTGAGGCTATGATAGATTATGTAccctataaaataaaaatatgacacATCACACTCTAAGTGGCCCAAATCAATAAGATAGATTGAAAGATAAAAACCCATCAATTATTTCCTTAAATCTGAATTGGTTTGGCAGTAAGTAGCGTGTTTGTGAGGAGATCGTACGATAAAGGCGTGTTTGGTGGCGAAAGTGGAAGAAATCATGAAACAAATCATGGAGATGAGTGATGTGGAGAAACCGCTCAAGCTgagaacaaaaacaaaaacaaacgaAAGAAAATTGGACAACACAACTCAACATCACAACTCTAGCAAACTCTCTCgaaaaattctataaaattaGTTCAAGCAAATTCACTTTTTCATTTTAGATTCTAGATATTTTTCTCAATATTCATTCCAGTTTCCATGGTTTTCAGAAACTGttgaaacatttcatgttcgcaatcttgattttgatgctaacaaaacttgttattttgtttctaatgattttatctaagtgcgcagaaactggAACTGATGAGGATTCGAACTAATCAGTTATCTAGCCAAAACAGAAgttatcgagacgcaaactgaaagcgccaactgatCGTCCAAACTGAAATAGTTCAACTAAGATATcaaaagaccagttcaactaattgtccagctgatagacaatttagcagaagaccttcagaagaccgaccag from the Primulina tabacum isolate GXHZ01 chromosome 16, ASM2559414v2, whole genome shotgun sequence genome contains:
- the LOC142529760 gene encoding mannan endo-1,4-beta-mannosidase 7; translated protein: MKPDLAAMLNIIFFLFFFLQQKWIVVNGDMFIRSKGIQFMLNGSPFYANGFNAYWLMYMASDPSQRPKVSATFRQARSHGLTVARTWAFSDGGYRALQYAPGSYNEQMFQGLDFVIAEARRYGIKLILSLANNYESFGGKKQYVNWARNKGQYLNSDDDFFTDFLVKGFYKNHIRTVLNRYNHITGVVYKNDPTIMAWELMNEPRCTSDPSGRTIQTWITEMAFYVKSIDRIHLLEAGIEGFYGQSTPQRTHLNPHFNSGTDFIANNRIPAIDFATVHSYPDQWLYSSNDQSQLYFLSNWLDAHIQDAENVLHKPLLIAEFGKSWKDPSFSPYQRDMVFNTVYSKIYASAKRGGAASGGLFWQLLAQGMDSFRDGYDIILEENSSTANLIAEQARRLYEIRKIVYRAR